A segment of the Lepus europaeus isolate LE1 chromosome X, mLepTim1.pri, whole genome shotgun sequence genome:
GCTTGTAGCAGCAttaggctggggggggggggctctatTTTAAACTGAATGACAAGAATGGGCTCTCTTCTCAACGGAATGGCAGCTATTaacaattttttgcttttttattcctGTCATTCCACATCCTCAATAAATTGAGTTCCAAAGAATAAGAAAGAGTGGAACAGCATACCGTATTTGATTTAGGATGTAAGCTGCTATGACACAAAATGTCAGAAACAGCCTCAATGTGTGGCAACACCCCTGAAAGTATGCTGGGCTCCTCAAAgagctcccctgccctccccattTCAATGGATGATGAGCATCTTGCTTGATTAAAAGCAATCGTAATAGTAGCAGAATTATTTCTTAAGCAAGTGCTGAATTAAGCCAAAATTACTCTGGCTTAGGAAGAAGTGGAAATTTAACATCAAGCTATGGAGGGAGAAAACATGTGATTAGAGTCAATTATATCTTCTGTCAGACAGGATACCTGGTTAATGCCCCAATGCCTCCAAACAAAGTCCTTGAAGCATCAGTAAAGAGAGGGCCTGGCGAGACACCAGGCACTTGAGAGTTGTCTGGTGACTCGCTTGTTGGCAGGGGGAGGGACCAGCTCAAGACCAGGGGGAGGTCTGCACAGGGACTGCTGCcttcagagagctggagagacagCAGGCTCAGGACTGAAAAAGAGGAGGACTTCTTAATGACCCACAGGATGGCCAGCTGCCAGCCCGGACTGCCAGCAGTGGCCAGAATTGCACTGTAGCTCTGAACCCACAGCTCGTCAGCCCCTGGCCCATGAGAATTTGAGCTGGAGAGCCAGCATGACCTGGTAAGTGGAAGTCCTGCCACTTCAAGACATGGAGCCCTCTTTCTCATTTGGAGTGATCCTTGCTGTGCTGGCCTCCCTCATCATTGCTGCTAATGCACTAGTGGCCCTGGCCGTGCTGCTGTTGATCCACAGGAGTGACGGTGTCGGTCTCTGCTTCACCTTGAATCTGGCTGTGGCTGACACCTTGATTGGCGTGGCCATCTCCGGCCTGGTCTCAGACCAGGTCTCCAACTCTGCTCGGTCCACACAGAAGACGTTGTGCAGCCTTCGGATGGCATTTGTCACTTCCTCCGCAGCTGCCTCTGTCCTCACGGTCATGCTGATTGCCTTTGACAGGTACCTTGCCATCAAGCAGCCCCTCCGCTACTTCCAGATCATGAGTGGGCTCGTGGCTGGGGCATGCATTGCCGGGCTGTGGTTATTGTCTTACTTCATTGGCTTCCTCCCACTCGGAGTCCCCGTATTCCAGCAGACCACCTACCAGGGGCCCTGCAGCTTCTTTGCTGTGTTTCACCCTCGCTTCGTGCTGACCCTCTTCTGCGTTGGCTtcttcccagcccagctcctctttGTCTTCTTCTACTGTGACATGCTCAAGGTTGCCTTCATGCACAGCCAGCAGATCCGAAAGATGGAACATGCAGGAGCCATGGCTGGAGCGTACCGGCCTCCAAGGACTCCCAGTGACTTCAAGGCTGTCCGCACTGTGTCTGTCCTCATTGGGAGCTTCACTCTGTCCTGGGCTCCCTTCTTTATCACTGGCATCGTGCAGGTGGCCTGCCAGGAGTGCCAGCTCTACCTAGCGCTGGAACGGTACCTGTGGCTGCTTGGTGTGGGCAACTCCCTGCTCAACCCACTCATCTATGCCTACTGGCAGAAGGAAGTGCGACAGCAGCTCTACCAGATGGCCCTGGGAGTGAAGAAGGGGCTCACTGCgttcctcttcctccttgtctcAGCCAAGAATGGAGGCCCAGAAAGGCCCAGAGAAACTTCTTGTCACATCGTCACTATCTCCCACTCAGAGCTTGATGGCTAAGATGGTAAGGGCATTAGAAGTTTCAAagtgcctctcccctctcccctctgggACTCAAGGAGGAGATGGGATGGAGCCGGGGGGAATGAGAGAGCACTTGCTTCAGGCAATCTGCCAGCCCACTTCCCCACCCTGCATCCCCTGGCCCTCAGCCTGAGGGGCAACAGAGGTAGGGTCCTAACTTTCTTGCCCTATCCCTTTCCGCACTGCAAATTGCCACTACTCCCTGTCCTTTTTGAAATGCCCTGTATCTCCTGTGCAGGTACACTTATGTAAAGCAAGAAATGTACTGCTAAAAAATGTTATATACCAAATCCTATTCTGACAAAAACACGGCAGCACCGCCCAGCAGAAATTATAATGCAAGCCACAGGCATAATTTCAAATGCTCTCGTAGTCAtgttaaaaaggtaaaaagaaacaGTGAAAATTAATGCTTTATTTAACCCTATATATAtgtacaaaatattattttaacatgTAATCAAGATTATTAGTGTTATTCATACCAAGTCTTTGAAATGTGGTGTATATTTTACCTTACAGAATATTTCAATTCAAACTAAGCATATTTCAAATGCTTAATAGCCATATGTGGCTAGGGCTATCATATTGGACAGCACAGCACTAGAAGAAAGGTTCTGTTCTTCAGTGTTTACTATTGTGATTTATTCAAGTAATTGCTTTGGTAAAATGAAGGGCTCCTGTACCTCCTGCCCCTGCTGATGTAAATCAGAGATTTCATAGCGTGAGTTTGTATATGATTCCAGAATCTCAATTGGAATCTAAAGTGTGTGTTTTCCCACACATCATAGTGTTCcaaataggatttcttttttttaaagatttatttgaggccagcgccgtggctcaataggctaatcctccgcctagcggcgccggcacaccgggttctagtcctggtcggggagccggatcctgtcccggttgcccctcttccaggccagctctctgctgtggccagggagtgcagtggaggatggcccaagtacttgggccctgcaccccatgggagaccaggatgagcacctggctcctgccatcggaccagcgtggtgcgccggccgcggcggccattggagggtgaaccattggaaaaggaagacctttctctctgtctctctctctctcactgtccactctgcctgtcaaaaaaaaaagatttatttgaaacacaaagttacagtcatagagggagagacagagagatcgtccattcttccatccacttgttcactccccagatggccgcaatggccagggctggctaggatgaagctaggaaccagaagccaagagattctcccagtctcccacgtgcatggcaggggcccaaacagttgggccatctttggctgcttttcccaggccattagtaaagagctagatcagtagtggagcagccaggactcgaactggagcccatgtgagatgccagcatcacaggaacaGCTTtacatgctgtaccacaacgctgccccccccccatagaGTTCCTTTAGGATATAGCCTATCTTGTGATTATTTCTGCTATTATGCCCCCCAATTTACCACCTTTTTAATCACCTGGTGCTTCTTCCCCTTAGTTGTTTCATATGTCACATGTAGCTTTTTGCTGAAGACAATGAAGCATGAATTCTGAGAcagtgggagggaaagagggaaaattTGAGGTAGGTGCCATGGCAGGTGCTGCCAAGCTCTGCAGACTGGACCCTCTTTGCTCCTCAGACCTAGACCTTCTTTCATTTACtcctaatttgcattttctgagaAACTCAGTTGCACAAGATGAGGGCATCAAGATGGCACAAGGAACTGACTGAAGAGCAGGTGCCTCATCCTCCTTTCTATGGGATACCGAAAATGTCAATGTTGGCAGCTGGGAATTATGCTTAGGTTCCCCCTGGACAACCCTGCAGGAAGAATTCAAGAACAGAAGGGGGAGGAAACCCAGAAACCATGCTCTGCCTTCCTGtgtttccctgtaactcttttcTCAACCTTCAGtctccacactggagtgccatgGAGTTTGGCTCTCAAGTACCAAAAGATTACCTCTCCAGAAAGCTTCTGAGTTGACAACAAGAGAGAGCAAGAAGAAAGTAAAACAGTGTGTATAAATTTGTCTGAGACTTGGTGCTGAACCAACACTGGAAAGCTAATCTCtcaatatctttaaaaagttggtCTGAGGATGCATTTGAGTTTACTGTGTAATGGCTAATCCCAAGAGGCCCTTGCAAACGTTCCTTCAAATCTCAAATTATAATGTTCAGAACCTGGATGGAATCCAACCATCTTCCTCTTAAACAATGTCACCACACCATGAATTTTCACATTTGGCTTTCCTTAATTCCCTTTGAGTCTTAGATTAGCCTCCAGCTTTTGTTCATCAGCTGTCCAAAGGATAACGGTCATCCCTTTGAGTTTCTTTACTCTTGAAAATTCCTTTCTCCCTATGTTCACCCTCCGTCTTCAGCCCAACTGGCCTGTTTCTCACTGACCTATTCTACTGCAGTTGCTCTGTTTACCAGTCCAGCCCAGAAGAAGAATGCACTTGCTTTCACCACAGCAATCTTTATGTTCCTACAACAGAAGAACTTCTTAGCTCCTGAGTGGATAATGGAACCCAAGATGCCTTGCAGGGCTTACTATCCATCAAGGAACAATTATGCCAGAAATATAAGAAGGCACATTCTTGGATTGGGTTAATGAGTCCCTGGGAACTAGGTAAAATACAAATAACTGTATTTTGGACAAAATTGAAAGCAAGCTCAAGCCAACGTGCTCCATATTGGTGGTTCAAGGCTTCACTCCTGGACTTGCAAAGGATGGATCTTGCCCAGGTAATACAAGCAAAGTGGAATGGAACTTAGCCCAATTTCATCATTCCATGTTGTAAACGTGTATCCCACCATgtgtatcatatatatatatatatatatataattacccatcaaaattaaaattaacaaatttttcCAAGAAAGGTATAGGAGAAACGCAGGAGTGGAAGGGTGGCTAGGTGATCACTGTGTTACTAGGTTTGGTCTGATAAACCCTGCTGTCCCCCCAGCATCAGATGTGTGGTAGGAAAACCACAGGCTGTGAAGTGCAACAGATCATGTTCAAGTTATGATTCATGTATTTAAATTCTCAAAGCTATATTCCTTATTCATAAAACCAAACTAATAATACCTACCTTCCATGGTTATGGTGAGCATTAACTCAGATAATACATGTGAAAATGCCTAATAAATATAGCACATTGTTAgtgttcagaaaaaaatttcccttcctctttcttaaaaatgctaaaaataaaacaGCCAGTTGACCTGCTTAAGGGAGTCTATATATTCAGATATTATTAACTATAGGATCAGAGCAATTTGGCTCAGACCTGTGAATTCTCTGAATATAATTTCTCAAAATGAGTAATGAGAGGTGTGACTCAGGTTGAAAAAATAACTAGTAAATCAAATACCTTAGCAGGATCAAGACAGAGCAGACAGAAACAAAGCACTGGCACTAGGATCATACACACTCGGGTTTAACAGTAACTACAATTAAGCACTCTGTGTTTAATAAGCTGTCAAGAGCAAAAATACAGAATGCTGTGCAAAAGTCTAATGGCTTTCTTTGACATACATTGCTTCACAGATAAAGGAATACACTGGAAATTCACATTGAGATTTCACTCATGCACCCAATGTTGTCTCCTGATGGATTTGCAAAGAAGCCAGATTCTGTTCAGcaattaaatcaaaatataaaaaatattaagatcTTGTAGGATACAATGCAGGTCAATCAGTCTCTCTGACTGTTTTCATGAACAGATTATTGTGAATTTATTACACAAATTGTGACATGCCCAAGTTTTACATGGATTTCTTGGGGAGCTCGAGTTATGCATATATCACAACTTAGTTTCAGAGGATTACTGTCAAGAATATAGAATACATAACCCTTTGTCAAGGAGTGCTTTGAATGATTTCACAAGTTTTAGAAGCAAGCTGCCCTGATCTACCAACTCTATCCTGCTTGTCCTCATGACCAGTACACTCATCTCTGAGAGCCGGTCAACGAGAGTTAGTCTCAGGATACCTTCTACCTAGACAGAGAGACTGAACTGGTTCAAATGGGAATTGAAGTTATGATCTTGGTTTTGTTCTCAACATGCTCTCCCTAGCCAAACCAATAGGGATCAGTGAAAATGGCAGACACAAAAAAACACTGCAAGGACACACCACAGAGTAAGAGGAAATATGATGTCAGTAGCTGGGCAGCAAGCGCAGTAAAGGGTCCAAGAGCAGACCACAGCTCCTTGTCTACCATCAGCCACTCAATTTTATGATTCCTTCAGTACCTTCCATGTCATCCTTCAAACTGATGACCTGTCTGGAAATATTGTCTTTGAATTAATGAGTCTTTGTAATTTCTGCCATCTTATAAACTCAATGATGGTGTCTACAAATGTCAATTGTCATTCGTTTGTCCATCCATCTACC
Coding sequences within it:
- the GPR119 gene encoding glucose-dependent insulinotropic receptor, which translates into the protein MEPSFSFGVILAVLASLIIAANALVALAVLLLIHRSDGVGLCFTLNLAVADTLIGVAISGLVSDQVSNSARSTQKTLCSLRMAFVTSSAAASVLTVMLIAFDRYLAIKQPLRYFQIMSGLVAGACIAGLWLLSYFIGFLPLGVPVFQQTTYQGPCSFFAVFHPRFVLTLFCVGFFPAQLLFVFFYCDMLKVAFMHSQQIRKMEHAGAMAGAYRPPRTPSDFKAVRTVSVLIGSFTLSWAPFFITGIVQVACQECQLYLALERYLWLLGVGNSLLNPLIYAYWQKEVRQQLYQMALGVKKGLTAFLFLLVSAKNGGPERPRETSCHIVTISHSELDG